A stretch of DNA from Cryptomeria japonica chromosome 4, Sugi_1.0, whole genome shotgun sequence:
GGAATCAATTCGAAGTCATGCCCTTTCACATTAATCTCTTTCCCGCTGTTGAGAAAACGATCAGGATCGAATTCTGTAGGTCGCTCCCACAAGGCTGCGTCCCGTTGAATTGCCCACACATTCACCAATAGTTGAGTTCCTGCGGGAACAAGAAATCCTCCGACAGTGCAGGCCTTGGTAGATTCATGAGGGAGTAGAAGAGGTCCCGCTGGATAAAGCCTGAGAGTTTCTTTCACAATTGCCTGCAAATATTTCAGATTGGGGATATCTGATTCGTCCATTAATCGGTCCTGTCCGACATGTGTGTCGAGCTCTTGATGGGCTTTCCACAAAATGTCAGGGTGGTTCATTAGAGCTGACAGTGCCCACTCGATTGTCACAGCGGATGTTTCGGTACCGGCATTTATCATGCTCTGCAAAACCAACAGATAAAACTTTTAAGTGCGTCCTTTAAAAGCTTGTGTATTCTGATCAAACTTTCTCGGTGTCCTGTGATCAAGGCATCGGCTGTTGATGTGGAGATGGGGTTTCCACTTCAAAATTCAGTGGCATTTGAATCTTGACTTTAAGTACACTAATCTCATGACATCAAGTATTCAATAGAAAGAAACTATGATTAAAAAGATTttgcaaaacattcaaaattatacATACTAAGGCCGTGGCTTTCACCACATCGTCGTTATTGTCAGACTGAATTTCAAGGTTGTCTGTTGCAGAGATGAGAACATCAATCAAGTCTGGAGCACGCAGCCCTCTCTTCTCTCGATGATCGTGCAGCAGTTTCTTCATAAACAACTCTCTCTTCTTGTGAAGATTCTTCATGGCAAACACAATTCCATGCAGATCTATCCACTTGAGAAAAGGCAGGTAGTAGCCAATATCAAATGATCCAGCTAGCAAGAAAGTTTCTTCTATCAGCTCCTTGATTTGCTGCGCTTCTTTGAAATCTTCCGGAGCAAGATCTGGCGAGAATCTCTTACTGGCAACCATTCGCACAATGATATTAAATGTGAGATCTGAGAGCCTTGACTTGATGTTCACTGGATTCAAATCTCGCTGTGTACTCTCCAACAGCGAACGTATGAGAGCGGAAATTTCCTACGTGCGTACCTGCCTGAAGGAGTCGATTCTGTCTGCAGTAAAGAGCTGGAGCCTGCAAAGTTTTCTTATGCTTCGCCAATAGGAGCCGTAAGGAGCCAAGGTTAATATTTTGAAGTCATACCCCATATGCTTTCCTGCAGAAATAGATGGGCGCGAAGCAAAGGCTTTGTCATTGGCTGTAAAGCATTCTTTTGCGAGATCTGAAGAGGCGATAACCAAAACTGGGCGGAAGCCAAGTTGGAGATACATGATGGGGCCATAGCGCTCTGAAAGAGAGGATATAAATCTGTGAATGGGCTGTTTGCTCCTACTTAGCAGAGGAAGATGCCCGATTATTGGCCATGATGGAGGCTGCGGTATGTTTGTCTTTGCCCAACTATTGTTTCTACTTCTGAGAGAGTTTGCAATTAGCAGAAGGGCAGCCAGTGCTACAGCAAGAACGACAATGGAAGTGGCTTCCAACGCCATAACTCACCGCCTATCCTCTCGCCAAGGCCACTTTTACCTTTTAATAAAGCGCTTGGCCTGCACACAATAAATCTAATCCTCTCTCGGCATTCATTAGACTAAATTTTCTTGTTTTTTCTTAATGTTATTCCCAGTCTCGTTTTAAGCGATTTTTTTGGTACGACACCCTCAAAGTTTTTTGACTTTTTCTTCCTTGGCCGTGTTATATTTGAGCTACTATACCTATTGTTGACAGATTTGAGTGGGTCGTTTTAACTTCTCAATGTGATTCTTATTCAACatatttttggattattgtttTAAAGGATATAATACAGGACAACAGATAAAGATGCCATCTACGATCCCATGGAATAGTAATTAGTAATATTTTATCATATTGATTTTGGAATTGTTATTTGTATGTAATTTTGTTAGCATCAACATTTTGAAATGTTGGTAATGTGAAGCTTAACAGTCATTTGATCATTCGCCTTCTCGTAACTGTTCGTTTCATAATTGAATATGATTGTATAAATGGCTATGTGCAATCCATGTATGATGTAGATTGGACAttgattggtattagagcttggttagATTGAGTAGAGATGGAAGAAAGTGATATGGAAGAGAGAATCAACTAGAAAGAGTGGTGTCAAGCTCTCATGTCTTAGTCCTATGGCTCTAGGGATTTTCATGATGAAGTGGGAGCTGTTTATCCTACCTTTGACTCACCTTTGTGTGAAATTTTGGTAGATGaggttgattttgtcattgatgaagtTATTGACGATTTAGACTCAGAAGGAGGTGAAGGTaaaattgaggaagatgagatcGAGAATTGGGAGGAttaccaaaaaaatcaaattttgaggcTAAAGGAGGAGAATCTATGGCTCACAAAGCTAATATATTTTTTGGAAGATGAAATGGAAGCTTTGTGCTCAGAGAAGTAATTATAGCAGACCTAGAGTATGAAGTGTTTATGATGGTTGACCTCATTGTTGAAGTTCAAGAGGTGCCTTGCCAAGTAGAGGAATTTGTTGTGGGATTCATCAAGATGAGGAGTATGCAAACTGGAATCTGGTAGTAGGGCAACAAATTCAGGCAGTAATTGAGGCTTCAGAGGGTTGTGCAGATGACATGGTTGAGAAGGTGGGCCAGGTAAATACCATTGAAAAGAAAATGGTGAAGGCAATTGAATGGGCCAAGAAAAACCTTTTTCAAGCATGTCACTCTGTTGGACTCCATTGGTAGAGTTGCAGGTGGAACAAAGACAACCATCCGATTTGATGTGGGAACCTGCGAGTGTCGAGGGGTAGTAGAGATTGTGAATTTTTGAATTCCCATGGACATGGAGTCGGGCGAGAACAAGAGCCAATCTACTTCTAGTGACACCCATTTGCATGGAGTGGTGACTATGGCGAAGATGGAGGAGAGGTCGTGGCATTGATAAAGTATATCAGTCCATTaataatcatctttgtagcctcaATAACATGGTTATTGTGAGAACCAATGGAGAAGTCAAAGTTTTCAAGTAAACAATTCAAGCATCAAAATataagataaggatgaatgatgcGTTGGAGTTGAACGTTGGAAATAAAACTGATGTGCTGGAAATAAAACAACTTTCTtgctattttttgtttttgttaatcAACAATCGTATACTGCTAAGATAGGATAGATTTTTTTAGTTTTAGTTATAAAACAAAgttttttagttttattgttttAAGGTTTTTTGTTTTTCCTATTCTTAGGAAAATGATTGTCTATAAGGCAATTATTGTTATTGTAATTTTGTGTTAGAGTTTTTCCAATATCATTTTTATAATACAGTTTGCATATTCATTTTAATTATGAATTTGTGTTAATTCTCTTTTAGTTTGTGAgtgtattttttaaaattatttcaatctttcatttggtatcagagcaggttgcaAGAGTTTTGATTATGTAGGTTGCAGGTTAGAACAATAGTTATTTCTAGATGGCTAATAGAAAATATTTAGCATTTTTGCTTCCATTATTTATTGGAGAAAACTATGATTATTGGAGTATAAAGATGAGGACCCTACTTTTATCCCAAGATCTCTGAGAATTTGTGGAAG
This window harbors:
- the LOC131874913 gene encoding xanthotoxin 5-hydroxylase CYP82C4-like codes for the protein MALEATSIVVLAVALAALLLIANSLRSRNNSWAKTNIPQPPSWPIIGHLPLLSRSKQPIHRFISSLSERYGPIMYLQLGFRPVLVIASSDLAKECFTANDKAFASRPSISAGKHMGQNRLLQAGTHVGNFRSHTFAVGEYTARFESSEHQVKALRSHI
- the LOC131052995 gene encoding flavonoid 3',5'-hydroxylase, producing the protein MVASKRFSPDLAPEDFKEAQQIKELIEETFLLAGSFDIGYYLPFLKWIDLHGIVFAMKNLHKKRELFMKKLLHDHREKRGLRAPDLIDVLISATDNLEIQSDNNDDVVKATALSMINAGTETSAVTIEWALSALMNHPDILWKAHQELDTHVGQDRLMDESDIPNLKYLQAIVKETLRLYPAGPLLLPHESTKACTVGGFLVPAGTQLLVNVWAIQRDAALWERPTEFDPDRFLNSGKEINVKGHDFELIPFGSGRRICPGMSLALIVVTYTLGRLLQSFEWFAPVGTVIDMTEGLGLSMPKLIPLEAIIKPRLPLHLY